A single window of Nicotiana sylvestris chromosome 5, ASM39365v2, whole genome shotgun sequence DNA harbors:
- the LOC138869095 gene encoding uncharacterized protein has translation MEFLRLSKYAPQLVSTMDARVRRFIQGLSPLVVNEAAIAALHSDMNYGKIVGFSQTTEARKLKIRAERESSSRARSASHSGRPVPGRGPSGPSQSYAQSSASAPPSVRSYQQSSHLRSGSDSRRPHHSGRPGGRSQQQGRASCPKCGRFHSETSATSSVRPPAPAGRDVVRGGARGRGVPSRFYALSGRQSVEASPDVATGILSVQAIDCYALIDPGSSLSYVTPFIASSFGVEPEQLHKSFSVSTPVGDSIIAMRVYRNCVVMGNGVVPKGRFISYLKASKMIRNGCIYHLVRMADTTSKVFVPESMPVVNEFLEVFPDELPGIPPDREIDFGIDVFPDTRPISIPPYRMAPAELRELKEQLKDLLEKGFIRPSVSPWGAPVLFVRKRDGSLWMCIDYRQLNKVTVKNKYPLPRIDDLFDQLQGARFFSKIDLQSGYHQLKIREQDIPKTAFRTRYGHFEFLVMSFGLTNAPAAFMDLINQVFKPFLDSFVIVIIDDILVYSRSREDHADHLRAVLQTLYQHQLYAKFSKCEFWLESVTFLGHVVSSKGI, from the exons ACAGAGGCTAGGAAGTTGAAAATACGGGCAGAAAGGGAGAGTAGCAGCAGGGCCCGATCAGCGAGTCACTCAGGGAGACCAGTTCCGGGGAGAGGGCCATCAGGTCCATCCCAGTCATATGCCCAGTCCTCAGCAAGCGCACCGCCATCTGTGCGTAGTTATCAGCAGAGCAGTCACTTGAGATCAGGTTCAGACAGTAGGAGACCCCATCATTCCGGTCGTCCAGGAGGGAGATCACAGCAGCAAGGGAGGGCTTCATGCCCCAAGTGTGGGAGGTTCCATTCCGagactt CTGCCACATCATCCGTGCGTCCTCCAGCCCCAGCAGGGCGCGATGTAGTTAGGGGTGGAGCTCGTGGTAGAGGTGTACCCAGCCGGTTTTACGCCTTGAGTGGTCGCCAGAGTGTAGAGGCCTCCCCAGATGTTGCTACAGGTATCTTGTCTGTTCAGGCCATTGATTgttatgctcttattgatccGGGGTCCTCTTTGTCTTATGTCACCCCATTCATTGCTTCAAGTTTTGGGGTAGAACCCGAACAGCTTCATAAGTCGTTCTCTGTATCGACTCCGGTTGGTGATTCTATTATAGCCATGCGAGTTTATAGGAATTGTGTTGTCATG ggaaatggtgtggtgccgaaaggtaggtttatttcctaccttaaggcttCGAAGATGATTAGGAACGGGTGTATCTACCATTTGGTCCGGATGGCGGACACCACTTCAAAAGTGTTTGTCCCCGAGTCCATGCCAGTCGTGAATGAGTTTCTTGAAGTGTTTCCGGACGAGCTTCCAGGGATCCCgccagatagggagattgattttgggattgaTGTATTTCCAGATACGCGGCcgatatctattccaccatatagAATGGCGCCAGCGGAGTTAagggagttaaaggaacagctgaAGGATTTATTAGAAAAGGGATTCATACGGccaagtgtgtcaccgtggggcgcCCCGGTTCTTTTTGTCAGAAAGAGGGATGGGTCGCtctggatgtgtattgattatcggcagcttaacaaggtcaccgtcaagaataaatatcctttgcctcggatagatgatttgttcgaccaattgCAAGGTGCGAGGTTCTTTTCCAAAATTGATCTACAGTCCGGGTATCACCAATTAAAGATCAGAGAACAGGATATTCCTAAGACCGCTTTCAGAACTCGCTATGGTCACTTTGAATTCTtggtcatgtcttttgggctaaccaacgccccggcagctttcatggatcttattaATCAGGTCTTCAAGCCATTTCTAGACTCTTTTGTGATTGTTATCATTGATGACATCCTTGTTTATTCGCGGAGCAGGGAGGATCATGCCGATCAcctcagggcagttctgcagaccctttatcagcaccagttgtatgctaaattttcaaaatgtgaattttggttagAGTCTGTTACCTTTCTGGGCCATGTTGTTTCCAGTAAAGGGATTTAG